The following are encoded together in the Anaerostipes caccae L1-92 genome:
- the hemL gene encoding glutamate-1-semialdehyde 2,1-aminomutase, with protein sequence MTRSEDLFNRAKRVLPGGVNSPVRAYKSVGGCPRFIKKAEGTYVYDEEGKRYLDYIGSWGPMILGHNHPEIQQAVVEAAQKGLSFGTATEIEVKMGELLCSLVPCFDMVRMVNSGTEAVMSSIRAARGFTGRDKIIKFEGCYHGHFDALLVKAGSGVMTAGIPDSSGVPKGCAMDTLTAVYNDIDSVRKLFEENPGQIAALIIEPVAANMGVVLPREGFLKDLRDICTENGTLLIFDEVITGFRLGLTGAQGTYGVMPDLATFGKIIGGGMPVGCYGGKREIMEMIAPLGSVYQAGTLSGNPVAMAAGITELTILKDHPEVYRHLEKLGESFRSGVKEILKRHGREYQITGTGSLSCLFFTDRPVTNYEDAKTSDVSVFAEYFHYMLDHGIHLAPSQFEAIFFNNAMKQEDVDLTLDVMDSFFS encoded by the coding sequence ATGACCAGATCAGAAGACTTATTTAACCGCGCCAAACGGGTACTGCCGGGAGGCGTCAACAGCCCGGTGAGGGCCTACAAGTCTGTGGGTGGCTGTCCGCGGTTCATTAAAAAAGCGGAAGGCACTTATGTATATGACGAAGAAGGAAAACGTTATCTTGATTACATCGGCTCCTGGGGACCGATGATCCTAGGACATAATCATCCAGAGATCCAACAAGCGGTAGTGGAAGCTGCTCAAAAGGGGCTGAGCTTTGGTACGGCCACAGAGATCGAAGTCAAGATGGGAGAACTGCTCTGCAGCCTGGTGCCGTGTTTTGATATGGTCCGCATGGTCAATTCGGGCACGGAGGCCGTGATGAGTTCCATTCGGGCGGCGAGAGGTTTTACAGGCAGAGATAAGATCATCAAATTTGAGGGATGCTATCATGGACATTTTGACGCACTGCTGGTCAAAGCAGGGTCCGGTGTAATGACCGCCGGAATCCCGGACAGCTCTGGGGTGCCAAAGGGTTGTGCGATGGATACCCTGACTGCGGTGTATAATGACATAGACAGCGTCCGTAAATTATTTGAAGAAAATCCGGGACAGATCGCCGCGCTGATCATTGAACCGGTGGCGGCAAATATGGGGGTTGTACTGCCGAGAGAAGGCTTTCTTAAGGATCTCAGAGACATCTGTACCGAGAACGGGACACTGCTGATTTTTGATGAGGTCATCACCGGCTTCAGACTGGGACTTACCGGCGCACAGGGAACTTACGGCGTGATGCCGGACTTGGCCACATTCGGAAAGATCATCGGAGGAGGCATGCCGGTAGGCTGTTACGGAGGAAAGCGGGAGATCATGGAAATGATCGCACCTCTCGGCAGTGTTTATCAGGCCGGGACTCTGAGCGGAAATCCGGTTGCCATGGCGGCCGGTATCACGGAACTTACAATTCTAAAAGATCACCCGGAAGTCTACCGGCATCTTGAGAAACTCGGAGAGTCTTTCAGGAGCGGTGTAAAAGAGATCTTAAAGCGGCACGGCAGGGAATATCAGATTACAGGGACAGGCTCCTTAAGCTGTCTGTTTTTTACAGACCGTCCGGTTACCAATTATGAGGATGCAAAGACTTCGGATGTATCAGTATTTGCAGAATATTTTCATTATATGCTGGATCACGGAATCCATCTGGCCCCGTCCCAGTTTGAAGCTATTTTCTTTAACAATGCTATGAAACAGGAGGATGTAGATCTGACGCTGGATGTGATGGATTCCTTTTTTTCATAG
- the cbiD gene encoding cobalt-precorrin-5B (C(1))-methyltransferase CbiD — translation MGRGLEEHKVIKQNKELRCGFTTGSCAAAAAKGAAAALLFGKQEAKISLMTPAGIRLFLPLEDFRVSDNSVSCCVTKDAGDDPDVTDGIHIYAEVKKNPSPGILIEGGEGIGQITRKGLFLPVGEAAINPVPRKMITDAVQEVLDCSDYEGGLSVTVRTPEGEETAKKTFNPRLGIEGGISILGTTGIVEPMSEAAIVKSIETEMRILLAEGNGYLLVTPGNYGADYVKTHCGISGDNILKCSNFVGDTIDMAVNLKARGLLFVSHIGKFIKLAGGIMNTHSREADCRAELMAAAAVRSGAGLKTVREILQTKTTEEGISLLKSEGILERTMEDLLEKIGENLSRRAYDRLLTGALVFSGGHGFLGQTKHTDLLWQKLKETE, via the coding sequence ATGGGCAGGGGACTTGAAGAACATAAGGTCATAAAGCAGAATAAAGAGCTGAGATGCGGTTTTACGACAGGCTCCTGTGCGGCCGCCGCAGCCAAAGGAGCTGCGGCAGCTCTGCTTTTTGGGAAACAGGAGGCAAAGATTTCTCTTATGACACCAGCGGGTATCCGTCTTTTTCTGCCCCTGGAGGATTTCAGGGTATCAGATAATTCGGTTTCCTGCTGTGTTACCAAAGATGCCGGAGACGACCCGGATGTCACAGACGGGATTCATATTTATGCGGAGGTGAAAAAAAATCCTTCTCCCGGAATTCTCATAGAAGGAGGAGAGGGGATTGGTCAAATTACAAGAAAAGGCCTTTTTCTGCCGGTCGGCGAGGCGGCCATTAACCCTGTGCCGAGGAAAATGATCACGGATGCCGTGCAGGAAGTTCTTGACTGTTCCGATTATGAAGGAGGTCTCTCAGTCACCGTCCGGACGCCGGAGGGAGAGGAGACTGCAAAGAAAACCTTTAATCCGCGCCTCGGGATCGAAGGAGGGATCTCGATTCTCGGAACCACCGGGATCGTAGAACCTATGAGCGAAGCGGCGATAGTCAAAAGTATTGAAACAGAGATGCGGATTCTGCTCGCAGAGGGAAACGGGTACCTTTTAGTGACGCCAGGGAATTACGGGGCTGACTATGTAAAAACACACTGCGGCATTTCGGGAGACAACATCTTAAAGTGCAGTAACTTTGTGGGTGATACGATCGACATGGCTGTCAATTTAAAGGCCAGGGGTCTTTTGTTTGTGTCCCATATCGGAAAGTTCATCAAGCTTGCAGGCGGGATTATGAATACCCATTCAAGAGAGGCAGACTGCCGGGCAGAGCTGATGGCTGCCGCTGCAGTGAGGAGCGGTGCAGGTCTTAAAACGGTCAGGGAGATTCTTCAGACAAAAACCACGGAAGAGGGCATTTCGTTACTGAAATCAGAAGGTATTTTGGAGCGGACAATGGAAGATCTGTTAGAAAAGATTGGGGAGAATCTTTCCCGAAGAGCCTATGACAGGCTGCTGACCGGTGCCCTGGTCTTTTCAGGCGGACACGGATTTCTGGGACAGACGAAACACACAGATTTACTATGGCAGAAACTAAAGGAGACAGAATGA
- the cobI gene encoding precorrin-2 C(20)-methyltransferase encodes MSGTLYGIGVGPGDPELITLKAVRKIRECAAVAVPGRNPEESTAFQIAVRACPEIKDKKLIGIHMPMTRDEEKLKENHEAGAFLLTEHLKKGMDIAFLTLGDPTVYSTYLYLHKIVRKQGFLAEIISGIPSFCAAAARMETGLAEKDQALHILPAAYEVEEWLELSGTKVFMKAGKQLAKVKKKLSEKNLDGRMIENCGMRDEKLYGSINEIPQEAGYYSLIIVKEQEDVQ; translated from the coding sequence ATGAGCGGAACACTATATGGAATCGGGGTGGGTCCCGGGGATCCGGAACTTATAACGCTAAAGGCAGTGAGAAAGATCAGAGAGTGCGCGGCAGTCGCTGTTCCGGGCAGAAATCCGGAAGAAAGCACGGCTTTTCAGATTGCGGTCAGGGCGTGTCCGGAAATAAAAGATAAAAAACTGATCGGTATCCATATGCCTATGACGCGAGATGAAGAAAAACTGAAGGAGAACCATGAAGCGGGGGCGTTTCTTTTGACAGAACATCTGAAGAAAGGGATGGATATCGCTTTCTTAACGCTCGGTGACCCCACTGTGTATTCTACTTACCTGTATTTACATAAGATTGTCAGAAAACAGGGATTTTTGGCAGAGATCATAAGCGGTATCCCCTCTTTTTGTGCGGCTGCGGCCAGAATGGAAACAGGCCTTGCAGAGAAAGACCAGGCACTGCACATTTTACCGGCAGCCTATGAGGTGGAAGAATGGCTGGAACTTTCGGGGACAAAAGTATTCATGAAGGCAGGAAAACAGCTGGCCAAGGTGAAGAAAAAATTGTCTGAAAAAAATCTGGACGGAAGAATGATAGAAAACTGCGGAATGAGAGATGAGAAACTTTATGGCAGCATCAATGAGATCCCACAGGAGGCAGGGTATTACTCCCTGATCATCGTAAAGGAACAGGAGGATGTACAATGA